In Armatimonas rosea, the DNA window GGGCTACCCGGCTGTCTCGGTCTACCACGACTTTAAGTACCACCCGAAGGAAGTGATCACCGGGGTCTTCGACGACTGGTGCTACGAGCACCTGGGCATCTTTGCCTGGACCACGGAGATCTGGAGCCCGCAGCGCCAAGCGGGGATCACGGAGGGCTTCGACGATAAGACCAAGCAGGGGGCGTTTAAGTTCACCACCTGGGGCCGCAACCACGATCTAGAGGACGACCGAAAGCTCCTGGAGTGGGCCGATTCGCAGCTCGAAGGCAAGGGCTACTACGACTGGACGCCGTTTGAGCACCCGGATCTCGGGCCGGTGGAGATCGGGGGCTGGGACATGCTCTACAGCTTCCGCAACCCTCCGCCGCAGTTTTTGGAGAAGGAGATCGCCCCGTTCTCGGACTGGCTGCTCTGGCAGGCATTGACCACGCCGCGCCTGGCGCTCCACCAGCTCGATGTCGCGTTTCTTGGCGAGGACACCTGGCACGTGCGGCTGGTGGTGAAGAACACCGGCTGGCTCCCGAGCTATGTGACCAAGAAAGCCCTGGAGCGCAAGTACGCCCGCGCCGTGGTGGCGGAGCTGACCCTGCCCGAGGGCGCGAGCCTTGTGACCGGGAAAGAGCGCCTGGAGGTGGGGCAGGTGGAGGGCTTCTGCTACAAGCCGCCCGCCAACGGTGGCTACACCGCCGACACCACCGAGGACCGTGCCCGCGCCGAGTGGATTGTCAAGGCCGCGGCAGGGACGGAGCTGACGGTCACGGCTCGCCACGAGCGGGCGGGCGTGGTGCGCGCGACGGTTACGCTCGGCTAGGAGCATCCCATGGGACGAAAAGCTGGCGTCGTCGATCCGCGGGTGGCGGTGGCGCAAGAGACACTCTCGGCGATGATCGTCGATTTTTGCCGGGTCCACCTCAACCAGGAGTGCCAGAAGCTGTGCCTCAAGCTCCTGGCGACCTGGACCAAGCACGACCCCGACGCGCTCCTGCGCGGCAAGCTTGCGGTCAGTGCCGCCGCCGTGGTGCATACGATCGCGAGCCTCAATGGGCTCTTCTACCGAGACTCGCGACCGTCGGTCTCGGCAACGGAGATCGCGGCGGGCTTTGGGGTGAGTGTCGGTGGGGTCAATACACGGGTCAATGCCCTCAAGCAGACCATGCAAGCCAGCGGTGTCCCCGTGGAGAAGTACCTCACCAAGCGCGGTAAGGAGCAACGGGAGAGCATCGAGAGCCTCTATGCCGAGATGATGGGTATGGCACAGGGGCTCCAGAACCTCGGGGAGCTGGATGGGGTTGCGTCGGTGGACAGCGACGGCAACTTCTACGACGCCGAGCGCTCGGTGATGCATGCCTTTTACGATCTCATGGCGGAAGTGGACGACGTAGGGGAAGAGCCCACCGAGGCGCAGGTTCCCGCTCTGCGTCAGCTGATTGCCCAAGACCCCGATTTCTACGACACCTATGTCGCGCTTGGTAATATTCTGGGTGGCGACGAGGGCCGGGAGCTTCAGCGCGATGCCTGTACCCGCGCCCTTGGGCGAATCCGCTCCAACTCCTTTGTTCGCCACGTGCCCTGGGGATATCTGGAGAACCGTCACCTCCTTCGTACAATCCTGAACGAGGCAATCGCCTGCTGGGAAGACCAAAGCACGGAGAACGCAGTCTTTCTCTTTAAGACGCTTCTTGAGCTCTGCCCCGACGACAACCTTGGCGCGTCGTTCTACCTCCTTGCGGTTCGGGAAGGAATGTCCTTCGCGCAGTTCGAGGAGAGGTTTATGGACCCGAGTGGCCTCGGCTATGTCGCCGGCAAGCTCAATCCCTGGTTTACAAAGAATAGCCCACGCTACCCCGAGGACTTCGCGGAATGGAAGCAGTATGTTGATTCCCTTACCTGAGCCCCCACCTGAGCGCTTCTTTGTCTTCTCTCTGGGCACGTCCCAGACCCATACCAGCGATGTGCGGGTTCGGCAGCCGGAGAAGGGGACGGACTTGACGCTCCAGCGGGTTCGGTGGGGGATTCGGACGTTCGAGCCGACCATCTACTACGCGCTGGAGGTGGGGCAGTTCCTGCCAAAATCCCCACGACTGGGCGTCTCGCTGGATCTCACGCACAATAAGGCGATTGCGCACGTGCGAGACGCGGTGGGCGTGACGGGGACTTGGAAGGGGAGCCCGGTCTCGGGGACGGTGCCGATGACGAACTATGTCCAGAAGCTGCGCTACACCAATGGGATCAATATCCTCTCCGCGCTGGGCACCTACCGAGGCGCTGGCCCCGACGCGCGATTCCAGCCCTTTGTCACAGGAGGGCCGTCGTACTATATTCTGTGGTCGCGCAACTACGTAGACGGAATCGAGAGCGCGACCGACTACCGTAAAGCGGGCTGGGGCTGGCTGGGCCGCACGGGCTTTCGCTACCGCCTAAGCACCACACTCTCCCTCCAAGCCGCGGTGAGCTACACCGACGGTCCCGGCGAGGTGCGCACGGCGGAGAATGGGTTCCTCTCCACCCCCCTGCGCTCCTGGCACGAGACCGTCGGTGTGGTCTGGAAGCTCTAGCCCTTCCCGGACTTTCCGGCACCACCGCCGGCACCCGCGGCTTTGTTGTACTCCTCTAAGGCCGCTTTTTGCTTCGGGGTCAGCTCCACCTTCGCATTGGCCTTGGCCGAGTCGAGGGCTTTCTGGTTCTCCGCATCGACCTGCTGCTCTTTCTTCTTAGCGGCACTATCGTGGCTACTGCTCTGGAGAAGCACCGCATTGAGCGCATCGGGGTTGATCTGCGTCCCATCCAAGGTCGGGATCGTGATCGCCGGGCGCTGGCTACGCCCCGTCACCGTAATCGCGATGTGGTCTGAATTGTGGGCGATATTTCCCACCATCAGCGTGTTGCCGTAGCCCGTGGTCTGCTGGAGGTAGGGCACCACACTCAGCTGAACCACAAGATTCAGCCGGGGACGGAGCTCCGCCGCCAGTGCATTGCCCACTGCGGTGTTGATCTGGTTGTGGAAGAGCCCTGAGATTCGGTTCAGGAGGCCACGAATCTGCCAGTCGCCCGCCGCTTGTAGCTGGAAATCGTCGAGGGCCACAACATTGCCTTGGCGCACCAGCCGAAAGCTCCCCTGCACCTGAATGCGGGAGACGCCCACGCCGGGAACATCGGGAAGCCAGAACCCACCACTGGTCCAGCTCGTGTTGATCGTGTGGGCCGTGTCCTGCGGTCGTAGTGAGAGCGCAAAGCGCAGGCGACCGTCGCGGTAGTTCAGGGTCGG includes these proteins:
- a CDS encoding DUF6398 domain-containing protein, whose translation is MGRKAGVVDPRVAVAQETLSAMIVDFCRVHLNQECQKLCLKLLATWTKHDPDALLRGKLAVSAAAVVHTIASLNGLFYRDSRPSVSATEIAAGFGVSVGGVNTRVNALKQTMQASGVPVEKYLTKRGKEQRESIESLYAEMMGMAQGLQNLGELDGVASVDSDGNFYDAERSVMHAFYDLMAEVDDVGEEPTEAQVPALRQLIAQDPDFYDTYVALGNILGGDEGRELQRDACTRALGRIRSNSFVRHVPWGYLENRHLLRTILNEAIACWEDQSTENAVFLFKTLLELCPDDNLGASFYLLAVREGMSFAQFEERFMDPSGLGYVAGKLNPWFTKNSPRYPEDFAEWKQYVDSLT